The Fusobacterium necrophorum subsp. necrophorum genome includes the window TAGTAGAATTTCTTTTGGACCAACAGGGCAATCTGTAGCAATGACAGGAGTTCCACAAGCCATTGCTTCCACTAGAACTAAGCCGAAGCCTTCTTGAAGAGAGGCGTGTAGAAATAGTTTTGCCTGTTTCATATAGGGATAAGGATTTTGCTTTTGTCCCAAGAATGTTATTTCACTTTCTAAGGATAAAGACTTGGATAAGGCTTTTAAATTGGATTGTTCTGTTCCGGTTCCCAAGATAAATAATTTTTCTTGATGTTGAGGATCTTGTTTCCAAAGTGCAAATGCTTTTATGATGGTAGCGATATCTTTTCTTGGATCTAAACGGGAACAGCAGAGAAAAAACGAATCTCGTTCCGGAATGGTTTCCGAACTGAGAGATTGAATTTTATCCAAATCCAAGAAATTAGGAAGTACTACAATCTTTTCTCGAAACTCCGGAAAAATAGAGAGATATTCTTGTCTCATACTCTCACTGACCACAACAATTTTCCCAATTTTTTGATATTTAGGTTTTAAGAAATGCTCTATTGTTTTTTGAGAAGTTCCATAGATACTGGAGTGGTTCCAAGCCAATACCCTTTCATCTGTGAGAGAAACAGAGAGTTTATTAGAAAAATCAATGCAATAGTCATAGTCAAGAGATTGTAAGATAGGACCTATTTTTTTCTGCCTTGCCTTTCGTTTTTTTGCCAGATACCAAGAGTATAAGATACGGTTTTTTAAGCTGTTTGCTCGCTTCTTTTTATAGTAGTTTAATGAAAGAAGGAGCTCCTTTTCAATGACGAAAGAAATCGGAATTTCTTTTGGAACCTGAGATAAGAAGAAATTATCTTCTCCAAAATCCATATTTACAAGTAAAGAAACTTGATAATGAGGTTGTAATACATTCAGATAATCAATGGCTATTTTTTGTTCTCCTCCCAATAAGAGAGAGTCTAGATAAAATAGTATTTTTTTCATAGGAAAATCCTTT containing:
- a CDS encoding glycosyltransferase, whose protein sequence is MKKILFYLDSLLLGGEQKIAIDYLNVLQPHYQVSLLVNMDFGEDNFFLSQVPKEIPISFVIEKELLLSLNYYKKKRANSLKNRILYSWYLAKKRKARQKKIGPILQSLDYDYCIDFSNKLSVSLTDERVLAWNHSSIYGTSQKTIEHFLKPKYQKIGKIVVVSESMRQEYLSIFPEFREKIVVLPNFLDLDKIQSLSSETIPERDSFFLCCSRLDPRKDIATIIKAFALWKQDPQHQEKLFILGTGTEQSNLKALSKSLSLESEITFLGQKQNPYPYMKQAKLFLHASLQEGFGLVLVEAMACGTPVIATDCPVGPKEILLDGKCGILVSMKNERSMFQAIQQLMANSKQYEEFQRLAFSRVIDFSKNSITQKLQQLFS